One genomic segment of Chelonia mydas isolate rCheMyd1 chromosome 1, rCheMyd1.pri.v2, whole genome shotgun sequence includes these proteins:
- the IL2RA gene encoding interleukin-2 receptor subunit alpha isoform X1, protein MELIFLLLWAMLRSGEATGHGNGKCPVPHYIEFAEITIDRVMLGSKGRYKCEDGYKRTIGESNLIVCINDTGLIHWTTKTSVCTRVSMATSQQSERKPQSSAPENPVTIVPSDTAGYCGIPSPVEHATPTMTHYAVGQELHYKCLRGYDARPPTSDISTCKEESGKIFWTKLNLLCTNDSKSGEEMTQPIPITDTSEPSHVPPVMLHVCTATSELSHVPSVMLPVTVAVSTVFPIIFILLGWIIIPKLWRRRSFTEEVKTEKTKSILITAARVEMESEVEAHRLKSNM, encoded by the exons GGAAGTGCCCCGTCCCACACTACATTGAGTTTGCTGAGATTACCATTGACAGGGTCATGCTGGGCAGCAAGGGGCGATACAAGTGTGAAGATGGCTATAAAAGGACAATTGGGGAGAGTAATTTAATTGTCTGTATTAATGATACTGGGCTCATTCACTGGACCACAAAAACTTCTGTATGTACAC GGGTCTCCATGGCTACTTCACAGCAGTCAGAAAGAAAACCACAGAGCAGTGCACCTGAGAATCCCGTCACCATAGTGCCATCTGACACAGCAG GTTATTGTGGGATACCCAGCCCTGTGGAACATGCCACTCCTACGATGACACATTATGCCGTAGGTCAGGAACTGCATTACAAGTGTCTGAGAGGTTATGATGCTCGACCCCCAACCTCTGATATCAGCACATGTAAGGAAGAGAGTGGGAAAATCTTCTGGACAAAGCTAAATCTGCTGTGCACTAATGACAGCAAGAGTGGAGAAGAGATGACACAACCAATTCCAATAACAG aTACATCAGAACCATCCCATGTCCCACCAGTGATGCTTCATGTCTGCACAG cTACATCAGAGCTGTCCCATGTCCCATCGGTGATGTTGCCTGTCACAG TTGCTGTCTCTACTGTCTTCCCAATCATTTTCATCCTTTTGGGGTGGATCATCATACCGAAACTATG GAGACGGAGGAGTTTTACAGAAGAAGTAAAGACTGAAAAGACAAAGTCCATTCTAATAACAGCAGCAAGAGTGGAAATGGAAAGTGAGGTGGAAGCTCACAGACTAAAATCCAATATGTGA
- the IL2RA gene encoding interleukin-2 receptor subunit alpha isoform X2 produces the protein MELIFLLLWAMLRSGEATGHGNGKCPVPHYIEFAEITIDRVMLGSKGRYKCEDGYKRTIGESNLIVCINDTGLIHWTTKTSVCTRVSMATSQQSERKPQSSAPENPVTIVPSDTAGYCGIPSPVEHATPTMTHYAVGQELHYKCLRGYDARPPTSDISTCKEESGKIFWTKLNLLCTNDSKSGEEMTQPIPITDTSEPSHVPPVMLHVCTVAVSTVFPIIFILLGWIIIPKLWRRRSFTEEVKTEKTKSILITAARVEMESEVEAHRLKSNM, from the exons GGAAGTGCCCCGTCCCACACTACATTGAGTTTGCTGAGATTACCATTGACAGGGTCATGCTGGGCAGCAAGGGGCGATACAAGTGTGAAGATGGCTATAAAAGGACAATTGGGGAGAGTAATTTAATTGTCTGTATTAATGATACTGGGCTCATTCACTGGACCACAAAAACTTCTGTATGTACAC GGGTCTCCATGGCTACTTCACAGCAGTCAGAAAGAAAACCACAGAGCAGTGCACCTGAGAATCCCGTCACCATAGTGCCATCTGACACAGCAG GTTATTGTGGGATACCCAGCCCTGTGGAACATGCCACTCCTACGATGACACATTATGCCGTAGGTCAGGAACTGCATTACAAGTGTCTGAGAGGTTATGATGCTCGACCCCCAACCTCTGATATCAGCACATGTAAGGAAGAGAGTGGGAAAATCTTCTGGACAAAGCTAAATCTGCTGTGCACTAATGACAGCAAGAGTGGAGAAGAGATGACACAACCAATTCCAATAACAG aTACATCAGAACCATCCCATGTCCCACCAGTGATGCTTCATGTCTGCACAG TTGCTGTCTCTACTGTCTTCCCAATCATTTTCATCCTTTTGGGGTGGATCATCATACCGAAACTATG GAGACGGAGGAGTTTTACAGAAGAAGTAAAGACTGAAAAGACAAAGTCCATTCTAATAACAGCAGCAAGAGTGGAAATGGAAAGTGAGGTGGAAGCTCACAGACTAAAATCCAATATGTGA